A single region of the Salicibibacter cibi genome encodes:
- a CDS encoding IS1380 family transposase: protein MLAQGKNDFGWIESHRHDPLFQTALGLHQTPSEATLRQRMDQIARHDDTLSVLGKENVRFLQQLDSRITSTSLSNGEERIPIDADHSPFDNGDTNKEGVSRTYNGVDGYNPGFAYMGQEGYVIHAELRIGKDHVQKGTPAFLHKALTSAQQVTDTPLLLRLDAGNDASANRKVCDQLGVDYIIKRNLRQETPEAWLAIAEQQGTATEPREGKKVYTGKIQMRNSQGDPTWQAYQVVERTMTRDGQMLLVPEVTCDSYWVSMDLPVDDTIELYHQHGTCEQFHSELKTDMDLERFPSGKFATNHMILTLGCFVYNLLRNIGQEALKGDDMPVKKKVFRRRLKTVIDQMVMFAGKFVQHARQLYLKISKHNPWHHCFQRLYQQFLW, encoded by the coding sequence TTGCTTGCCCAAGGCAAGAATGATTTTGGATGGATCGAATCCCATCGTCACGATCCCCTTTTTCAAACGGCTTTAGGGCTGCATCAAACGCCCTCTGAAGCGACGCTTCGCCAACGGATGGACCAAATCGCCCGCCACGACGATACGCTTTCGGTGCTGGGAAAAGAAAATGTACGCTTTCTTCAACAGCTGGATTCCCGAATAACCTCCACGTCGCTTTCAAATGGTGAAGAAAGAATACCCATCGATGCAGATCATTCGCCTTTTGACAACGGTGATACCAACAAAGAAGGCGTCAGTCGCACGTATAATGGCGTTGATGGCTATAATCCGGGCTTTGCTTACATGGGCCAAGAAGGCTATGTGATTCATGCTGAACTCCGGATTGGCAAAGATCATGTCCAAAAGGGCACGCCTGCATTTTTACATAAGGCCTTGACCTCAGCCCAACAAGTCACCGACACACCCCTGCTTCTTCGGCTCGACGCAGGCAATGACGCGTCCGCGAATCGGAAGGTATGTGACCAATTAGGCGTGGACTATATCATCAAGCGTAATCTTCGCCAAGAAACACCTGAAGCTTGGTTGGCCATTGCCGAACAACAGGGGACAGCTACTGAGCCCCGAGAAGGAAAAAAGGTATACACTGGGAAGATCCAAATGAGAAACAGTCAGGGAGACCCTACATGGCAAGCGTACCAAGTGGTGGAACGCACGATGACAAGGGACGGTCAAATGCTGCTCGTGCCGGAAGTCACCTGTGACAGTTATTGGGTTTCCATGGATCTCCCTGTGGACGACACCATCGAGTTGTATCACCAGCATGGCACGTGTGAACAATTTCATAGTGAGCTGAAAACGGATATGGATCTCGAACGCTTTCCTTCCGGGAAATTTGCGACCAACCATATGATTTTAACATTGGGTTGCTTCGTCTATAATCTCTTACGGAATATCGGTCAGGAAGCCTTAAAAGGCGATGATATGCCCGTGAAAAAGAAAGTCTTTCGCCGTCGCCTGAAAACCGTCATCGATCAGATGGTTATGTTCGCCGGCAAATTCGTTCAGCATGCCAGACAGCTTTATCTGAAGATCAGTAAACACAATCCTTGGCATCATTGTTTCCAACGCCTGTACCAGCAATTTCTATGGTGA
- the dgoD gene encoding galactonate dehydratase → MKIIDYTLYEVPPRWLFLKLETDEGIIGWGEPILEGKSKTVEIAVKELMELLIGKNPLHIEEHWNVMYRGGFYRGGPILMSAISGIDQALWDIKGKYYKAPIHELLGGATRDKIKVYSWIGGDRPEDVAQAAAAAFSNGFQAVKMNGTEEMQYIDSYYKVEKAVKRVASIRERVGWGIGIGVDFHGRVHKPMAKLLVKELEYYKPMFIEEPVLSENNEVLRDIANHTATPIATGERMYSRWDFKPLLIDGYVDVIQPDLSHAGGITESKKIISMAEAFDVAVAPHCPLGPIALAACLQVDATCHNAFIQEQSMGIHYNKQNDIQDYVKDASVFQFKNGFAKISDQPGLGIEINETVVQERSKVGHNWKNPIWRHEDGTIAEW, encoded by the coding sequence ATGAAAATTATAGATTATACATTATATGAAGTCCCACCAAGATGGTTATTTTTAAAGTTGGAAACGGATGAAGGTATTATTGGTTGGGGAGAACCTATTTTAGAAGGAAAAAGTAAAACGGTAGAAATTGCAGTCAAGGAATTGATGGAACTACTGATCGGAAAGAATCCACTGCATATTGAGGAGCATTGGAACGTCATGTATCGCGGAGGGTTTTATCGTGGCGGGCCGATATTAATGAGTGCTATTTCCGGAATAGACCAAGCACTGTGGGATATTAAAGGAAAATATTATAAAGCCCCTATACATGAGTTGCTAGGCGGAGCGACCAGAGACAAGATTAAAGTGTACTCCTGGATTGGCGGCGATCGCCCCGAAGATGTGGCCCAAGCGGCAGCGGCTGCCTTTTCCAATGGATTTCAGGCCGTAAAAATGAACGGGACTGAAGAAATGCAGTATATCGATTCCTATTATAAAGTGGAAAAAGCTGTAAAGAGAGTGGCTTCAATCAGAGAGCGAGTCGGTTGGGGTATCGGTATCGGTGTTGATTTTCACGGACGTGTGCATAAACCGATGGCGAAACTACTTGTGAAAGAGTTGGAATACTATAAGCCTATGTTCATAGAGGAACCTGTCCTATCGGAAAATAATGAGGTACTTCGAGATATCGCCAATCATACGGCTACACCCATTGCTACAGGAGAAAGAATGTACAGTCGTTGGGATTTTAAACCATTGCTCATCGATGGTTATGTAGATGTTATTCAGCCTGATTTATCACATGCCGGCGGGATTACCGAAAGTAAAAAAATTATCTCTATGGCTGAAGCGTTTGATGTGGCAGTCGCACCCCACTGCCCACTTGGACCAATTGCTCTAGCAGCATGCCTTCAAGTAGATGCTACCTGTCATAATGCTTTTATACAAGAGCAAAGTATGGGCATTCACTATAACAAGCAAAATGATATTCAAGATTATGTAAAGGATGCAAGTGTGTTTCAATTTAAGAATGGCTTTGCTAAGATTTCGGATCAACCCGGACTGGGCATTGAAATCAATGAAACGGTCGTCCAGGAAAGATCTAAGGTAGGGCATAACTGGAAAAATCCAATTTGGCGGCATGAAGACGGTACGATTGCGGAATGGTAA
- a CDS encoding pyridoxal phosphate-dependent aminotransferase, with protein MNIAEEMSDVIPLQIGEPAVQTPDHIKQAAIKAIENGFTHYTANAGTASVREAISRRMKRDYNVNVPINRILVSAGAVSALNLALLSIAEIGEEVLLPDPAYPNYESLIRMQGAIPVFYQTNAENDFLPDVSDIEKRITPFTKAIIINSPSNPTGAVFTEEKWQQILQLAKEHELYIISDELYDELIYEGKHVSPLSVDPSMKDQIISIFGFSKVYAMTGWRLAYAIVPEKLWYVMCKLQEPVTTCAPSISQKAGEAALDGPKDFVKEMLDMYKENRDIACELLKQYQVDFITPKGAFYIPIDISYTGMSAKEFAIELLMTQKVSVAPCDTFGPSGKSLIRICFAGDMEQLKEGLKRLGEFYQKKANT; from the coding sequence ATGAATATCGCGGAAGAGATGTCAGACGTAATTCCATTGCAAATCGGAGAACCGGCTGTTCAAACCCCGGATCATATAAAACAGGCTGCGATAAAAGCAATCGAGAACGGCTTTACACACTATACAGCAAATGCTGGAACGGCCTCTGTCAGAGAAGCCATATCCAGAAGAATGAAACGGGATTACAATGTTAACGTACCGATTAATAGAATTTTGGTTTCGGCAGGAGCAGTCTCTGCGCTTAATTTGGCGCTGTTATCCATCGCTGAGATTGGAGAAGAGGTGCTATTACCTGATCCGGCTTATCCGAACTATGAATCTTTAATCAGGATGCAAGGAGCGATACCTGTTTTTTATCAGACGAATGCGGAGAATGACTTTTTACCTGATGTTTCGGATATTGAAAAGCGGATAACACCTTTTACAAAAGCAATCATCATTAACTCACCGAGTAATCCTACAGGAGCTGTATTCACAGAAGAGAAGTGGCAACAAATCTTGCAACTCGCGAAAGAACATGAGTTGTATATTATTTCTGATGAGCTCTATGATGAATTAATCTACGAAGGTAAGCACGTTTCTCCATTGTCTGTTGATCCTTCCATGAAAGATCAGATCATAAGTATTTTTGGGTTTTCAAAGGTTTACGCTATGACAGGGTGGAGGCTCGCTTATGCGATTGTGCCGGAAAAATTATGGTATGTCATGTGTAAATTACAGGAGCCGGTAACGACGTGTGCCCCTTCTATATCTCAAAAAGCAGGTGAAGCAGCTCTCGATGGGCCAAAAGACTTTGTCAAAGAAATGCTCGACATGTACAAAGAAAACAGGGATATTGCATGTGAACTTCTAAAACAATATCAGGTGGATTTTATCACACCCAAAGGTGCTTTTTATATCCCGATCGATATTTCATATACCGGAATGTCAGCCAAGGAATTTGCGATTGAGCTTTTAATGACGCAAAAAGTATCTGTGGCCCCCTGTGATACATTTGGACCTTCAGGAAAAAGTCTCATCCGCATCTGTTTTGCTGGTGACATGGAACAGTTAAAAGAAGGACTAAAAAGATTGGGTGAGTTTTATCAAAAAAAAGCAAATACCTAA
- a CDS encoding SDR family oxidoreductase, with amino-acid sequence MTLRLFDLNGKVAAITGGTRGIGRSMAVALAQAGANIALLQRRPEQLNVKKEIENIGVACEIIPCDLEDDTQVKDAIPAVVSTFGKIDILVNNGGIQRRSPTIDFTEADWDDVIDINLKTVWTLSQQAGRFMIPQQKGKIINVASLLSFQGGINVPAYAAAKGGVSQLTKALSNEWSKENVQVNAIVPGYVATDMNVALIQNEERNRQILERIPAGRWGEPDDFQGTVVFLASEASNYISGHLLAIDGGWLGR; translated from the coding sequence ATGACATTAAGGCTGTTTGATCTCAATGGAAAAGTTGCGGCAATAACGGGTGGAACTAGAGGAATCGGACGGTCAATGGCTGTGGCGTTAGCCCAGGCAGGCGCTAATATTGCTTTGTTACAGCGTAGGCCGGAGCAACTCAATGTGAAAAAAGAGATTGAGAATATCGGTGTTGCATGTGAAATCATTCCGTGTGATCTGGAAGATGATACGCAAGTAAAAGATGCAATCCCGGCGGTTGTATCGACTTTTGGAAAAATTGATATATTGGTCAATAATGGTGGGATACAACGCAGATCGCCGACTATTGATTTTACAGAAGCGGATTGGGATGACGTCATTGATATAAATTTGAAGACGGTATGGACCTTGTCTCAGCAAGCTGGTCGTTTTATGATTCCACAGCAGAAGGGAAAAATTATCAATGTCGCTTCACTGCTGTCCTTTCAAGGCGGGATTAATGTTCCGGCATATGCTGCTGCAAAGGGTGGCGTCAGTCAACTGACCAAGGCACTTTCAAACGAATGGTCGAAAGAGAATGTCCAAGTGAACGCTATAGTCCCTGGATATGTTGCGACAGACATGAATGTTGCCTTAATTCAAAATGAAGAACGTAATCGCCAAATACTGGAAAGAATTCCTGCTGGACGTTGGGGTGAACCTGATGATTTTCAAGGAACTGTCGTTTTTCTTGCTTCAGAGGCCTCGAATTATATAAGTGGCCACTTATTGGCTATTGACGGCGGTTGGTTAGGTAGATAA
- a CDS encoding alcohol dehydrogenase catalytic domain-containing protein — protein sequence MYSGKHSRARGPLVLGHEFSGYVEELDRKSTFSIGDRVVIEPTLNCGCCEDCTSW from the coding sequence ATATATTCCGGAAAACATTCAAGAGCCCGAGGACCTCTAGTCCTCGGACATGAATTTAGTGGCTATGTTGAGGAGCTCGATAGAAAATCAACGTTTTCTATTGGTGATAGAGTTGTCATTGAACCGACACTTAATTGCGGTTGTTGTGAGGACTGTACATCATGGTAA
- a CDS encoding TRAP transporter large permease, translating into MIWIFLGVLFFFLFLGVPVAFSLLLSAIAMTLVIGIFDPQIIAQNLVYGANNFPLMAIPFFILAGEIMNAGGISRRVVHFASTLIGHIKGGLGYVAILAGVMFAGLSGSAVADAAALGAIIIPMMAAQGYDIKKASGLVGSSGIIATVIPPSIPLILFGVIGGVSVTQLFMAGIVPGILMGTGLMVAWYIVSRKGNFAVTEKASGKERLKAFYQAIWALLLPVIIIVGLRGGIFTPTEAAVVVSVYAFILSFTVYKGELTLRQMPSILVNAAKTTGVVMFLAACALVTSWVITVAQIPDELVSIISGITENPTLLLLIIVFFLLLVGLVMDMTPAILIFTPVLLPVIETAGIDPIFFGIIMVIVLSIGLITPPVGTVLFVISGISKISLINVTKGIWPFLLVYIIIVILLILFPAVVTTPMEWITGT; encoded by the coding sequence ATGATATGGATATTTTTAGGGGTTCTCTTTTTCTTTCTGTTCTTGGGAGTACCCGTAGCTTTTTCATTATTGCTGAGTGCAATTGCAATGACCTTGGTTATAGGTATCTTTGATCCACAAATAATTGCCCAGAATCTTGTTTATGGAGCAAATAACTTCCCGTTAATGGCCATACCCTTTTTTATCTTAGCCGGGGAAATAATGAATGCCGGAGGCATTTCCAGACGTGTCGTTCATTTTGCTTCTACGCTGATAGGACATATTAAAGGTGGATTAGGCTATGTAGCCATATTAGCCGGTGTTATGTTTGCGGGTCTTTCAGGTTCTGCAGTTGCAGATGCAGCTGCATTGGGCGCAATTATTATTCCAATGATGGCCGCACAGGGGTATGACATAAAAAAAGCCTCAGGACTTGTAGGCTCATCAGGGATTATTGCTACTGTTATTCCTCCGAGTATTCCACTCATTTTGTTTGGAGTTATAGGTGGAGTATCCGTTACCCAGTTGTTTATGGCGGGGATTGTTCCCGGTATATTAATGGGAACTGGATTGATGGTTGCCTGGTATATTGTTTCTAGAAAGGGCAATTTTGCAGTTACTGAAAAAGCAAGTGGCAAGGAAAGACTGAAGGCGTTTTATCAAGCGATTTGGGCGCTACTATTGCCAGTCATTATCATTGTTGGTTTGAGAGGCGGAATATTCACACCTACGGAGGCAGCTGTTGTCGTTAGTGTATATGCCTTTATTTTAAGTTTTACCGTATATAAAGGCGAACTGACACTTAGGCAAATGCCCAGTATTTTAGTTAATGCTGCCAAAACAACTGGAGTCGTTATGTTTTTAGCAGCATGTGCGCTGGTAACTTCATGGGTTATTACTGTTGCGCAAATACCTGATGAATTAGTCAGTATAATTTCAGGTATTACTGAAAATCCAACATTGTTGTTGTTAATTATAGTGTTTTTTCTTCTATTAGTAGGATTAGTTATGGACATGACACCGGCAATATTAATTTTTACTCCAGTACTATTACCAGTCATTGAAACCGCAGGAATTGATCCTATATTTTTCGGAATTATAATGGTGATTGTTTTATCCATTGGACTGATTACTCCTCCAGTCGGCACCGTATTATTTGTGATAAGTGGTATCAGTAAGATTAGTTTAATCAATGTTACTAAAGGAATTTGGCCATTTCTACTCGTTTATATAATTATTGTCATACTCTTAATTCTGTTTCCAGCGGTGGTTACTACACCTATGGAATGGATAACTGGAACATAA
- a CDS encoding TRAP transporter small permease produces the protein MSAVGRTLNGLLNWTISIFFIAMVFLVFFNVVLRYGFNSGITWSEEMSRYLFVWIVFLGAIVAYKDKAHLGVDLVIGNLPRSQQKVLYTINNLIVIGVLGLIIYGGAQIFGVASINYGPATGIPFSFMYLAGLISAITMVVLTIIQTVDFVVFNKNDPPWAKPFEEGESET, from the coding sequence ATGAGTGCTGTAGGACGGACACTTAATGGTTTATTAAATTGGACCATATCGATTTTTTTCATAGCAATGGTGTTTCTTGTATTTTTTAATGTTGTTCTTCGTTATGGATTTAACTCAGGTATTACCTGGTCAGAAGAAATGAGTCGGTACTTATTCGTATGGATCGTGTTTCTTGGGGCAATTGTTGCTTATAAGGATAAAGCGCATTTGGGGGTTGATCTTGTAATTGGCAATCTTCCTCGTAGTCAACAAAAAGTTTTATATACAATCAATAATTTAATCGTTATTGGAGTGCTTGGGCTAATTATATACGGAGGGGCGCAAATCTTTGGAGTTGCTTCGATCAACTATGGCCCTGCTACGGGCATCCCTTTTTCATTTATGTATTTAGCTGGATTAATCTCGGCGATTACAATGGTGGTTCTTACGATTATTCAAACGGTGGATTTTGTGGTATTTAACAAAAACGATCCTCCTTGGGCGAAACCTTTTGAGGAAGGAGAGAGTGAGACATGA
- a CDS encoding TRAP transporter substrate-binding protein → MFRGGIYIFTKKWFSYGMVASMVALAGCGEESAGSENGGQTIRVAHYFAEDHPHHTALTETFKPLVEENSDGEITVEIFPDSQLGAEEEFYESVQAGTVEMGVPGMIMQDAVEKLAVPEWPFLFDDYDHVQKVLNGEIGDELTEDLEEIHGVKDLAWSANGFRMISSNQPIESMEDLDGLRLRTPNITNYVELGEQLGATISPLPIDEIYTALEQGVIDAQENPIASVRASAWYEVQSEILESEHMFSPNLYVINLDFWNELSEKHQQIVEKAAAESAEDQFELMENSYEEDKEYLEGQGVNFTTPSEEFQEQMSEASEPMYEEFYAEFDWAEDIVQRIGEEAE, encoded by the coding sequence TTGTTTAGAGGAGGGATATATATATTTACGAAAAAATGGTTTTCATATGGTATGGTTGCATCAATGGTGGCATTGGCCGGATGTGGAGAAGAGAGCGCCGGCTCAGAAAATGGTGGGCAGACCATTCGGGTCGCTCATTACTTTGCCGAGGATCACCCGCATCATACGGCATTAACCGAAACATTTAAGCCTTTGGTGGAAGAGAACTCTGATGGGGAAATAACGGTAGAAATTTTCCCGGATAGTCAATTGGGGGCTGAGGAAGAATTTTATGAAAGTGTGCAAGCAGGTACGGTAGAGATGGGAGTTCCGGGAATGATTATGCAAGATGCTGTAGAGAAGTTGGCAGTCCCTGAATGGCCTTTTCTCTTTGATGATTATGATCATGTCCAAAAAGTCCTCAATGGAGAAATTGGTGATGAATTAACTGAGGATTTGGAGGAGATTCATGGTGTGAAAGATTTGGCATGGAGCGCGAACGGATTTAGAATGATTTCTTCGAATCAGCCGATAGAAAGCATGGAAGATTTGGATGGTTTGCGTTTGCGAACTCCTAATATAACAAACTATGTCGAATTAGGTGAGCAGTTGGGCGCAACTATTTCTCCTCTCCCTATTGATGAAATTTATACTGCTTTGGAACAGGGGGTTATTGATGCGCAGGAAAATCCTATCGCATCTGTACGAGCATCCGCCTGGTATGAAGTACAATCTGAGATTCTCGAATCTGAGCACATGTTCAGCCCTAATCTTTATGTAATTAATTTGGACTTCTGGAATGAGCTTAGCGAAAAGCACCAACAGATTGTTGAGAAGGCGGCAGCTGAATCAGCAGAAGATCAGTTTGAATTAATGGAAAACAGTTATGAAGAAGACAAAGAGTATTTAGAGGGCCAAGGAGTAAATTTTACAACCCCTAGTGAAGAATTTCAAGAACAGATGAGCGAAGCTTCGGAGCCGATGTATGAAGAATTTTATGCAGAGTTCGATTGGGCAGAAGACATAGTACAAAGGATTGGGGAAGAAGCTGAGTGA
- a CDS encoding aldehyde dehydrogenase family protein: protein MSVTSQVYEAYSVINGNQQDGEATTIYNPSNLSEQVAVYHEVSSSAVEEAVQAAKRAQREWAALSGLQKGATLENMATKLEENKDEIATLASSEMGKPIKEMKGEVARGVQLLRYYAAEGSRSNGNVIPAANPQVHQYSKRVPLGVVGVITPWNFPVAIPIWKIAPALICGNAIVWKPAKQAAVTASKLMDVFQDVLPSGLINMLIGSGSKVGNTLLEEGNIDALSFTGSTETGMHAAATCASRNIKYQTEMGGKNVAVVLDDADLDQTVSAILSGSFTSAGQKCTASSRIVADKKIMPTLKEKLKTAVADLRVGEALDEQAFLGPVSSKDQYEKINEYISLAKKEANVVAETKTIVSDYEGHYIRPLIVDGMDANHTLAQEEVFGPFAVLLEAEDFDEAIEIANNTDYGLSASIFTNDLSRSHQFLERSEAGMVRVNLETAGVEYQAPFGGMKMSSSHTREQGQAALEFYSETKTCAIRHSF from the coding sequence ATGTCAGTTACATCTCAAGTTTATGAGGCTTACAGTGTTATTAACGGGAACCAACAAGATGGGGAAGCAACAACGATATATAACCCTTCAAATTTATCCGAGCAAGTTGCTGTTTATCATGAGGTCTCCAGTAGTGCCGTTGAAGAAGCTGTTCAAGCAGCAAAACGAGCGCAACGCGAGTGGGCCGCTCTTTCCGGGTTGCAAAAAGGGGCCACGTTAGAAAATATGGCGACCAAATTAGAAGAAAACAAAGACGAAATCGCTACATTAGCCAGCTCTGAGATGGGGAAACCGATCAAAGAGATGAAAGGAGAAGTGGCCAGGGGCGTTCAATTATTACGGTACTATGCCGCGGAAGGAAGCCGTTCTAATGGTAATGTCATTCCGGCTGCAAATCCTCAAGTTCACCAGTATTCAAAACGGGTACCACTCGGGGTTGTTGGGGTCATAACCCCTTGGAATTTCCCTGTGGCCATTCCTATTTGGAAAATAGCGCCGGCTTTGATTTGTGGAAACGCTATTGTTTGGAAGCCTGCAAAACAAGCGGCAGTCACAGCATCCAAGTTAATGGATGTTTTCCAAGACGTGTTACCATCCGGTCTGATCAATATGTTGATCGGTTCCGGGAGTAAAGTAGGAAATACACTCCTTGAAGAAGGTAACATTGATGCCCTCAGCTTTACAGGATCGACGGAGACAGGCATGCATGCAGCAGCGACTTGCGCCTCTCGCAACATTAAATATCAGACTGAAATGGGCGGTAAAAATGTGGCTGTCGTACTTGACGATGCCGATCTTGATCAAACCGTATCGGCTATCCTTAGCGGATCATTCACTTCCGCCGGTCAAAAATGTACGGCCAGTAGCCGAATTGTGGCAGATAAGAAAATTATGCCGACCCTAAAAGAAAAACTGAAGACAGCAGTAGCGGATCTACGTGTTGGAGAAGCCCTTGATGAGCAAGCATTCCTAGGTCCGGTATCTTCGAAAGACCAATACGAAAAAATTAATGAATACATTTCATTAGCCAAAAAAGAAGCGAATGTTGTTGCTGAAACTAAAACCATCGTCAGTGACTATGAAGGGCACTATATTCGCCCGCTTATTGTCGATGGGATGGATGCGAATCACACGTTGGCTCAGGAGGAAGTGTTCGGACCATTTGCGGTTCTTTTGGAAGCGGAAGATTTTGATGAGGCTATTGAGATTGCTAATAACACCGATTATGGATTAAGTGCCTCGATCTTCACAAATGATTTGAGCCGCTCTCATCAATTCTTGGAGCGTTCAGAGGCTGGGATGGTACGTGTGAATCTCGAAACCGCAGGCGTCGAGTATCAGGCACCTTTCGGAGGTATGAAAATGTCCAGTTCTCATACTAGGGAGCAAGGACAGGCGGCTTTGGAATTCTACAGTGAAACGAAGACATGCGCGATCAGACACAGTTTTTAA
- a CDS encoding transposase: MGRPTLQQLLTYVSKVYGIGEKIKRAKDGRKDPQIMESTICCVMLLGFVWRMKSLNQLNQWLKYGRFKKLLPGVRLPRVDAVRESLSQYDLEPLQEMHDGIIHKAKRNKVFQQGTMNGWVVVGLDGVELFESKVKNCDECLTREKDGETHDFHRGVACMTVGSDPHVILGIDHMHPRDGEDKDEGEQTVGKRLIRNLYDTHRHFADVIVGDALYVNAPFINDVRAIGMDAVIRVKNKRLHLVQDALGLFQHREADEHWSIKDPEPKAKRKKQKQKHIHVEAWDEEGFEMGGVPQPVRFLRFRETITENKYRGKNVKRVETTKEVWVVTTLGKHVPAKHVWEMIHERWDVENNGFRELKTKWNIHHCFMHHPRAIEAILMFMMIAINLFHLFIFRRVKDFRKKGITQSFLVEELRIDAVLQDVPLYALLE; this comes from the coding sequence GTGGGTAGACCAACATTGCAACAACTACTCACCTATGTGTCTAAGGTATACGGAATTGGCGAAAAAATCAAGAGGGCAAAAGACGGAAGAAAAGATCCACAAATTATGGAATCGACGATATGTTGCGTGATGCTCCTTGGTTTTGTGTGGCGGATGAAGAGTTTGAATCAATTAAATCAGTGGCTTAAATATGGGCGATTCAAAAAACTATTGCCAGGGGTTCGTTTGCCCCGGGTTGATGCTGTTCGCGAGTCGTTGAGTCAGTATGATCTGGAACCGTTGCAGGAGATGCATGACGGCATCATTCACAAGGCCAAGCGAAACAAAGTGTTCCAACAAGGAACGATGAACGGTTGGGTGGTCGTTGGCCTGGATGGGGTCGAACTGTTTGAAAGCAAGGTCAAAAATTGTGATGAATGCTTGACCCGTGAAAAGGATGGCGAAACGCATGATTTCCATCGAGGTGTTGCATGCATGACGGTCGGTTCAGATCCCCATGTCATCCTTGGTATCGATCACATGCATCCCAGAGATGGGGAGGATAAAGATGAAGGTGAACAAACCGTTGGAAAACGACTGATCCGCAATCTTTATGACACGCATCGTCATTTTGCCGACGTCATTGTGGGCGATGCCTTATATGTGAACGCACCATTTATCAATGACGTGCGAGCCATTGGCATGGACGCGGTCATTCGTGTTAAAAACAAACGGTTGCACCTCGTCCAAGATGCCTTGGGTCTTTTTCAGCATCGCGAAGCCGATGAACATTGGTCGATCAAGGATCCCGAACCGAAGGCGAAACGAAAAAAGCAAAAACAAAAGCACATCCATGTGGAAGCGTGGGATGAAGAAGGATTTGAAATGGGAGGCGTTCCGCAACCTGTCCGCTTCCTGAGATTCCGCGAGACGATCACGGAAAACAAGTATCGCGGCAAGAACGTGAAGCGCGTAGAGACAACTAAAGAGGTTTGGGTGGTGACCACACTCGGAAAACATGTACCGGCAAAGCACGTTTGGGAGATGATCCATGAAAGATGGGATGTTGAAAATAACGGGTTTCGAGAACTGAAAACGAAGTGGAATATTCATCACTGCTTTATGCACCACCCACGCGCCATCGAAGCCATTTTGATGTTCATGATGATCGCGATTAACCTCTTCCACCTCTTTATCTTTCGAAGGGTGAAAGATTTTCGAAAAAAAGGGATCACGCAATCTTTTCTCGTCGAGGAGTTAAGGATCGATGCGGTCCTACAGGATGTTCCCCTCTATGCACTGTTAGAATGA